Proteins from a genomic interval of Trifolium pratense cultivar HEN17-A07 linkage group LG6, ARS_RC_1.1, whole genome shotgun sequence:
- the LOC123889773 gene encoding MDIS1-interacting receptor like kinase 2-like, with protein sequence MKKSPMLFLFSTFQFIKLLTICFGAFIIASSTHVVDSSMTISSSSTMSIRIREASSLLKWKSNLEIESQTLLSSWTGNNSCNWLGITCDEDYKFVSNINLTNMRLRGTLETLNFSSLSNIITLNLSNNFLNGSIPPDVGALYKLYHLDLSNNDLTGTIPYEITKLTNLHVLYLDNNVFNGFIPNEIGALRNLRELSISYANFTGTIPISIGNLAFLSHLNLGGNNLIGNIPKEIWNLSKLKYLAAEKNKFNGSIIAKDIVNLHKLETLDLSNSDLSINGPILEDLWKLENLTYLSLSLCKVIGHIPFSIGKLDNLLYLNLANNRIYGHIPKEIGKLINMKHLRLNDNSLSGFIPHEIGMMRNLVEINLSNNSLSGKIPHTIGNLSKLQNLTIFTNHLSGPLPTEINMLFNLAYFFIFDNDFIGQLPHNICIGGKLKYFAVLKNNFTGPVPMSLKNCSSIVRIRLEQNQLSGNITNYFGVYPNLYYMQLSGNKFYGHISPDWGKCRSLAILNISDNNISGGIPPELGEATNLYSLDLSSNYLTGKIPKELGNLSSLSKLLISNNRLSGNVPLEITSLKELETLNLAGNDLSGYVTKQLGYFPRLLNMNLSHNKFIGNIPVEFGQFKVIQSLDLSGNFFDGTIPLTLAQLIYLESLNISHNNLFGFIPSNFDQMLSLLSVDISFNQFEGPIPNIPAFQKATIEVFINNKRLCGNVSGLEPCATSSGTRSHNRKINKVLLIILPLAIGTLILALVCFKFSNHLCKTSTTREYLARGNVIDTQNLFTIWSFDGKMVYENIIEATEDFDDKHLIGVGGHGSVYKAELDTGQVVAVKKLHSVVDEENSNLKSFTSEIQALTEIRHRNIVKLHGFCLHSRASFLVYEFMEKGSLDNILKDDDQAIAFDWNKRVNIIKDIANALCYMHHHCSPPIVHRDISSKNILLNLEYVAHVSDFGIAKLLNPNSTNWSSYAGTFGYAAPEYAYTMKVNEKCDVYSFGVLALEILFGKHPGGFIYHSLLSPLWKIMSNILDDMSLADKLDKRLPQPSNPFVNELVSIARIAIVCLTERSQSRPSMEQVTKELGNVIFVFNGLGSYYQTETHK encoded by the exons ATGAAGAAATCACCCATGCTATTCTTATTTTCAACCTTTCAGTTCATAAAGCTTCTTACAATATGTTTTGGTGCATTCATAATAGCCTCTTCTACTCATGTTGTTGATTCTTCAATGactatttcatcttcttcaaccaTGAGTATAAGAATTAGAGAAGCAAGTTCATTGTTGAAGTGGAAAAGCAACCTTGAAATTGAAAGCCAAACTTTGTTATCTTCATGGACAGGCAACAATTCATGCAACTGGCTAGGAATTACATGTGATGAAGATTACAAATTTGTGTCCAATATAAATCTCACAAATATGAGATTAAGAGGTACACTTGAAACTCTTAACTTCTCATCACTTTCAAATATCATCACTCTTAATCTTAGTAACAACTTCTTGAATGGAAGTATTCCTCCCGATGTCGGGGCGTTGTACAAACTATACCATCTTGATCTCAGTAACAATGATCTCACAGGAACAATCCCATATGAAATAACAAAGTTGACCAATCTTCATGTTTTATATTTAGATAACAATGTTTTCAATGGTTTCATTCCTAATGAAATAGGTGCATTAAGAAATCTAAGAGAACTTAGTATTTCGTATGCGAATTTCACAGGGACTATTCCAATTTCGATCGGGAACTTAGCCTTCTTGTCACACTTGAATCTAGGAGGTAACAACCTTATAGGAAACATACCAAAAGAAATTTGGAATTTGAGCAAGTTAAAGTACTTAGCAGctgaaaaaaacaaattcaatggTTCTATAATTGCTAAAGATATTGTGAATTTGCATAAGCTAGAAACTCTAGATCTCAGCAATAGCGATCTTTCCATTAATGGTCCTATCCTAGAAGACTTGTGGAAGTTGGAAAATTTGACATACCTTTCTCTTTCACTTTGCAAAGTCATAGGACATATCCCATTTTCTATAGGAAAGTTGGATAACTTATTGTATCTAAATTTAGCAAATAACCGAATTTATGGCCACATTCCTAAGGAAATTGGGAAATTGATCAACATGAAACATTTAAGGCTTAATGATAATAGTCTTTCTGGTTTCATACCTCATGAAATTGGAATGATGAGAAACTTGGTTGAAATCAATTTGTCTAATAACTCTTTATCAGGTAAAATCCCACATACAATTGGAAACTTAAGCAAGTTACAAAATCTTACCATATTTACAAACCATCTCAGTGGGCCACTTCCTACAGAAATCAACATGCTTTTCAATTTGGCATATTTCTTTATATTTGATAACGATTTCATTGGTCAACTCCCACATAATATTTGCATTGGTGGAAAGTTGAAATACTTTGCTGTTTTGAAAAACAACTTCACTGGTCCTGTTCCGATGAGTTTGAAGAATTGCTCTAGCATTGTAAGAATTAGGCTTGAACAAAACCAACTTTCTGGAAATATTACAAATTACTTTGGTGTGTATCCAAATTTGTACTATATGCAATTAAGTGGAAATAAGTTTTATGGCCACATTTCACCCGACTGGGGAAAATGTCGAAGCTTGGCGATCCTTAATATCTCTGATAATAACATATCAGGTGGTATACCTCCAGAACTAGGCGAGGCAACCAACTTATATTCACTTGACCTATCTTCGAACTACCTCACCGGAAAAATTCCGAAGGAGTTAGGCAACTTGAGTTCATTGTCCAAACTCTTGATAAGTAACAACCGTCTTTCAGGAAACGTTCCTTTAGAAATAACATCACTAAAGGAACTTGAGACGTTAAATCTTGCGGGAAATGATCTAAGTGGCTATGTCACAAAACAACTTGGATATTTTCCTAGACTATTGAACATGAATTTGAGCCATAACAAATTTATAGGAAATATTCCTGTTGAGTTTGGCCAATTTAAAGTCATTCAAAGTCTTGATCTCAGTGGGAATTTTTTCGATGGGACAATACCGTTAACACTTGCACAACTGATATACTTAGAGTCATTGAATATATCACATAACAACCTTTTTGGATTTATTCCCTCAAACTTTGATCAGATGCTCAGCTTGTTATCTGTTGACATATCATTTAATCAATTCGAGGGTCCGATTCCAAACATTCCGGCTTTCCAAAAAGCCACCATTGAAGTTTTCATAAATAACAAAAGATTGTGTGGTAATGTCTCTGGCTTAGAGCCTTGCGCAACATCAAGCGGTACTCGATCTCATAATCGTAAGATCAATAAAGTCTTATTGATAATTTTACCCCTTGCAATTGGAACTCTAATACTAGCATTAGTTTGTTTCAAATTCTCGAATCATCTCTGCAAAACTTCAACCACAAGAGAATATTTAGCTCGAGGGAACGTTATTGATACTCAAAACCTATTTACCATATGGAGTTTTGATGGAAAAATGGTGTATGAGAATATTATTGAAGCCACAGAAGATTTCGATGATAAACATCTCATCGGAGTTGGAGGTCATGGAAGTGTTTACAAAGCGGAATTAGACACAGGTCAAGTAGTTGCTGTGAAAAAACTCCATTCAGTAGTAGATGAAGAAAATTCCAACCTAAAATCTTTCACAAGTGAGATCCAAGCTCTGACAGAGATTAGACACCGTAACATTGTAAAGCTACATGGATTTTGTTTGCATTCTCGAGCCTCGTTTTTGGTCTACGAATTCATGGAAAAAGGAAGTCTAGATAACATTTTAAAAGATGATGATCAAGCAATAGCATTTGATTGGAATAAAAGAGTGAATATCATTAAAGATATAGCTAATGCCTTATGTTATATGCATCATCATTGCTCGCCTCCAATTGTTCATCGAGATATATCAAGCAAGAATATACTTCTAAATTTAGAATATGTGGCTCATGTCTCTGACTTCGGAATTGCTAAGCTTCTTAATCCTAACTCAACCAACTGGTCCTCATATGCAGGAACCTTTGGATATGCTGCTCCAG AATATGCATACACAATGAAAGTGAATGAGAAATGTGACGTGTATAGTTTCGGAGTGTTAGCATTGGAAATACTTTTTGGAAAACACCCTGGAGGATTTATATATCATTCCTTACTATCACCTTTGTGGAAAATTATGAGCAACATACTTGATGATATGTCGCTGGCGGATAAGTTGGATAAACGTCTCCCTCAGCCTTCGAATCCTTTTGTTAACGAGTTAGTATCGATTGCAAGGATAGCTATTGTCTGCTTAACTGAAAGGTCACAATCTCGCCCTAGTATGGAGCAGGTCACCAAAGAACTTGGAAATGTCATATTTGTCTTCAATGGTTTAGGTTCATATTATCAAACAGAAACACACAAATAG
- the LOC123889781 gene encoding pectinesterase-like, whose translation MATNESLLEKPRKSIPKTFWLVLSLVAIISSSALIVSHLNKPNFHLSSAPNLCEHALDTKSCLTRVSEVIQVTTYNTKDQKLHVLLSLLTKSTTHIQKAMNTANAIKRRINSPREEIALNDCEQLMDLSMDRIWDSVFAMTKSNIDSDKDAHTWLSSVLTNHATCLDGLEGISLTLMENDIQEMISRARTSLAVFLAVFPQKGHDEFVDETLNGEFPSWVTSNGRSLLESSVGDIKANVVVATDGSGKFKTVAEGVASAPDNGKTTYVIYVKKGTYKENIEIGKKKTNVMLVGDGMDATIITGNLNFIDGTTTFKSATVAAVGDGFIAQDIWFQNTAGPEKHQAVALRVGADQSVINRCRIDAFQDTLYAHSNRQFYRDSVITGTIDFIFGNAAVVFQKCKLVARKPLSNQNNMFTAQGREDPAQNTGTSIQQCDLTPSDDLKPVVGSIKTFLGRPWKKYSRTVVLQSFLDSHIDPTGWAEWDATSKDFLQTLYYGEYINNGPGAGTGKRVNWPGYHIITSATEASKFTVAQLIQGNVWLKNSGVAFTEGL comes from the exons ATGGCTACCAATGAATCTTTGCTAGAAAAGCCTAGAAAATCTATTCCCAAAACATTTTGGTTAGTCCTCTCTTTGGTTGCTATCATAAGCTCATCAGCACTTATTGTTTCTCATCTCAACAAACCAAACTTTCACCTGTCCTCAGCTCCCAATCTGTGTGAACATGCACTTGATACAAAATCCTGCTTAACTCGTGTATCAGAAGTAATTCAAGTTACAACTTACAATACAAAAGACCAAAAATTGCACGTACTATTGTCCTTATTAACCAAGTCCACCACACACATTCAAAAAGCAATGAACACGGCTAACGCTATTAAACGCCGAATTAATAGTCCTAGAGAAGAAATTGCTTTGAATGACTGTGAACAACTAATGGACTTGTCCATGGACAGAATTTGGGACTCGGTGTTCGCCATGACAAAAAGTAATATTGACTCGGATAAAGATGCACATACATGGTTAAGTAGTGTGCTCACTAATCATGCAACTTGCTTGGATGGATTAGAAGGTATATCTTTGACTCTTATGGAAAATGACATTCAAGAAATGATATCTAGAGCTAGAACTTCTCTAGCTGTGTTTCTTGCTGTTTTTCCTCAAAAGGGTCACGACGAATTCGTTGATGAAACATTGAATGGTGAATTTCCATCTTGGGTTACAAGCAATGGTAGGAGTCTTTTGGAGTCTTCTGTTGGAGACATAAAGGCAAATGTTGTTGTGGCAACTGATGGGAGTGGCAAGTTTAAGACTGTGGCTGAGGGTGTAGCATCTGCACCTGATAATGGTAAGACAACATATGTTATCTATGTGAAAAAGGGAACTTACAAAGAGAATATTGAAATTggtaagaaaaaaacaaatgtgATGCTTGTTGGTGATGGTATGGATGCAACAATAATCACAGGCAACTTGAATTTCATTGATGGAACAACCACCTTCAAAAGTGCCACTGTTG CTGCGGTTGGGGATGGATTTATAGCACAAGACATTTGGTTCCAAAACACGGCAGGCCCAGAGAAGCACCAAGCAGTGGCTCTGCGTGTCGGCGCAGACCAATCTGTCATCAACCGTTGCCGCATTGACGCATTTCAAGACACTCTATATGCACACTCCAATAGACAATTTTACCGTGATTCCGTAATTACAGGTACAATTGACTTCATCTTTGGAAACGCAGCTGTTGTTTTCCAGAAGTGTAAGTTAGTGGCTCGAAAGCCTCTATCCAACCAAAACAACATGTTCACAGCTCAAGGCCGAGAAGATCCAGCTCAAAACACAGGAACTTCAATTCAACAATGTGACCTAACACCAAGTGATGACCTTAAGCCTGTTGTTGGCTCCATCAAAACATTCCTTGGCCGCCCATGGAAGAAATACTCCAGAACTGTTGTATTGCAATCATTTCTGGACAGCCACATTGACCCAACAGGATGGGCTGAATGGGATGCCACAAGTAAGGACTTTTTGCAAACGTTGTACTACGGAGAGTACATTAACAATGGACCAGGTGCTGGTACTGGTAAGAGAGTGAACTGGCCAGGTTATCATATCATCACAAGCGCAACGGAGGCTAGCAAGTTTACAGTAGCACAGCTAATCCAAGGTAATGTTTGGTTGAAGAACTCAGGGGTGGCCTTCACTGAGGGATTGTAA